Proteins from a single region of Theobroma cacao cultivar B97-61/B2 chromosome 10, Criollo_cocoa_genome_V2, whole genome shotgun sequence:
- the LOC18587424 gene encoding uncharacterized protein LOC18587424 isoform X2, protein MGKVEVLCFHVHHRTVVEPLLHPEGAKPGKCVSFSGIDGKPEDVLNPGRQLEKTTLGMGPQKLEGGFNAYFYNRYIFV, encoded by the exons ATGGGGAAGGTGGAGGTTTTGTGCTTTCATGTGCACC ACCGCACTGTCGTAGAGCCTTTACTTCATCCAGAAGGGGCTAAACCTGGCAAGTGCGTTTCATTTTCAGG GATTGATGGAAAGCCAGAAGATGTCCTAAATCCAGGGAGGCAGTTGGAGAAAACAACACTG GGAATGGGCCCACAAAAGCTGGAGGGAGGATTCAATGCATATTTCTATAATCGGTACATATTTGTCTAG
- the LOC18587424 gene encoding uncharacterized protein LOC18587424 isoform X1, with product MGKVEVLCFHVHHRTVVEPLLHPEGAKPGKCVSFSGIDGKPEDVLNPGRQLEKTTLYCAFLNLGIRSMGLVSVITVSFLFSLLYLASGFKFLEYPHFLIFN from the exons ATGGGGAAGGTGGAGGTTTTGTGCTTTCATGTGCACC ACCGCACTGTCGTAGAGCCTTTACTTCATCCAGAAGGGGCTAAACCTGGCAAGTGCGTTTCATTTTCAGG GATTGATGGAAAGCCAGAAGATGTCCTAAATCCAGGGAGGCAGTTGGAGAAAACAACACTG TATTGCGCTTTTCTGAATTTGGGGATTCGATCTATGGGTCTCGTTTCTGTTATCACTGTCAGTTTTTTATTTAGCCTGCTATATCTTGCTTCAGGGTTTAAGTTTTTGGAATATCCGCACTTCCTAATCTTTAACTAG
- the LOC18587426 gene encoding uncharacterized protein LOC18587426, with the protein MSLTDREAVDCSAIPAFQGPNEGDETIMSINDEENVVSEGQRKKKKKKQVSTRPACSWVYFSREFIKEYSASHPESSGLKAATKAASDAWKLMSTEEKEKYTRRAREVWDSYLSTAPARIPKPRKQTKLVTRCSPGRLFNVLQRLTPEQKAAVKSMGFGSLLGLRCRTLRRSLCLWLLERFNTVRRSLEICGERIPLSPRDVEHVMGLAACGKDVVNSGPDDLIADLRQSYNATNRGISVRLLEEWLAAPEAGEDFKRSFILYALGTLLSPTARLDVSPSFLHFLINMDVVHQYNWGKFLLDRLVREVSRFRQGKQRAVGGCLLFLQLFYYESISIEGAGSSAPMVVPCLSSWGEEEITEREKRERELGGYGRGEVTSKDSFLGMELLEYRVQVEGLSGGKMSSSIELNPIFEQEGTQADEEQMNSDFSMEEANVANFPKSKSMMCGDMEVIVEPGRTPCRNKEYGCSETVDYTRNDDHEENCVFTPCACPLPNCNFIGSSEQLSLHFSSKHWDSGRRFRYKIPLPVTLGMNEQFLVLQAEEDGILFILYKGVESIGNMIMITCIAPSSSKEKFLYDVVSGKGIRSLRLKSLTENFPGRVEGFPPMDFLLIPFRFLGPSGELNLEVCIWNSTQLASNCP; encoded by the exons ATGAGTCTAACTGACCGAGAAGCCGTTGATTGTTCTGCCATCCCAGCATTTCAG GGTCCTAATGAAGGAGATGAAACAATCATGAGTATAAATGATGAAGAGAATGTTGTGTCAGAGGGgcagaggaaaaagaagaaaaagaagcaagTTTCTACTCGTCCTGCGTGTTCATGGGTTTATTTTAG CCGGGAGTTTATCAAGGAATATAGTGCTTCTCATCCTGAATCCTCAGGCCTTAAAGCT GCCACAAAGGCTGCATCAGATGCTTGGAAGTTAATGAGCACtgaggagaaagaaaaatatactCGACGGGCTCGTGAAGTGTGGGATAGCTACTTGAGTACAGCTCCAGCACGCATCCCTAAGCCCAGGAAGCAG ACTAAATTAGTTACGAGATGCTCTCCTGGCCGCTTATTCAATGTGCTACAGCGGCTCACGCCCGAGCAAAAGGCTGCAGTGAAGAGCATGGGATTTGGTAGTCTACTTGGTTTGAGATGTCGCACTCTACGTCGCAGTTTGTGCCTTTGGTTGTTGGAGAGGTTTAACACTGTGCGACGCAGCTTGGAGATATGTGGGGAGCGCATTCCTTTATCCCCAAGAGATGTAGAGCATGTGATGGGACTAGCAGCTTGTGGGAAGGATGTGGTGAACTCAGGGCCTGATGACTTGATTGCAGACTTACGTCAAAGTTATAACGCTACTAATCGTGGGATTTCAGTGCGACTTCTAGAGGAATGGTTGGCAGCTCCAGAAGCAGGAGAGGATTTTAAGAGATCATTTATCCTTTATGCACTGGGTACACTTTTATCTCCAACAGCAAGGCTGGATGTTAGCCCATCATTCCTCcactttttaattaatatggATGTTGTGCACCAGTATAATTGGGGAAAGTTCTTGCTTGACCGGCTAGTTCGGGAGGTATCACGTTTTCGTCAAGGAAAGCAGCGTGCAGTTGGTGGATGCCTTCTTTTTCTCCAG TTGTTTTATTATGAGAGCATCTCTATTGAGGGAGCTGGTTCTTCTGCACCTATGGTCGTTCCTTGCCTATCTTCATGGGGGGAGGAAGAGATCACTGAAAGAGAAAAGCGAGAAAGAGAACTTGGTGGTTATGGTCGTGGAGAG GTTACTAGCAAGGATAGTTTTCTTGGTATGGAATTGCTAGAATATAGAGTCCAAGTGGAAGGCCTGTCAGGAGGCAAAATGAGCAGCAGCATTGAGCTTAATCCCATCTTTGAGCAGGAGGGGACCCAG GCTGACGAAGAACAAATGAACAGTGATTTTAGTATGGAGGAG GCAAATGTGGCAAATTTCCCAAAGAGTAAGAGTATGATGTGTGGGGACATGGAGGTGATTGTTGAACCGGGTAGAACACCATGCCGGAACAAAGAATACGGGTGCAGTGAAACAGTGGATTACACGAGGAATGATGATCATGAAGAAAACTGCGTTTTCACGCCATGTGCATGCCCGCTTCCAAATTGCAATTTCATTGGCTCATCTGAACAACTGTCACTACACTTCAGTAGCAAACATTGGGATTCCGGAAGGCGTTTTAGGTACAAGATCCCATTGCCTGTCACTTTGGGGATGAACGAGCAGTTCCTCGTTCTCCAAGCCGAGGAGGATGGCATTCTCTTCATCCTCTACAAGGGTGTTGAAAGCATTGGGAATATGATCATGATAACTTGTATTGCCCCAAGCTCATCTAAggaaaaatttttgtatgatgTTGTATCAGGAAAAGGAATTAGATCTCTCAGACTGAAGTCATTGACAGAGAATTTTCCAGGACGAGTAGAAGGTTTTCCTCCCATGGATTTCCTCCTAATCCCTTTTCGATTCCTTGGTCCATCTGGGGAGCTCAATTTAGAAGTCTGTATATGGAACTCTACACAACTTGCTTCAAATTGCCCTTGA
- the LOC18587427 gene encoding phosphoglucan phosphatase LSF2, chloroplastic has translation MSGINSTSCFSSVFQNLHETELLSAKKKSRFSFMVPRDQFNGGCTGIFCKVSESGIGGNPTNSKVSVRSKNRMEEYNTAMKRMMRNPYEYHHDLGMNYTLITDNLIVGSQPQKPEDIDHLKQEEKVAYILNLQQDKDIEYWGIDLQSVIKRCRQLGIRHMRRPARDFDPDSLRNELPRAVSSLEWAISEGKGKVYVHCTAGLGRAPAVAIAYMFWFCNMNLNTAYDALTSKRPCGPNKIAIRGATYDLAKNDPWKEPFESLPEHAFEGIADWERKLIQDGVRSLRGT, from the exons atgagtGGCATAAACAGCACCAGTTGCTTCTCTTCAGTGTTCCAAAACCTACATGAAACTGAACTTTTGTCTGCAAAGAAGAAATCTAGGTTCAGTTTCATGGTCCCCAGGGACCAGTTTAATGGTGGTTGTACTGGGATTTTCTGTAAGGTTTCTGAAAGTGGAATTGGTGGCAACCCCACAAACAGCAAAGTGTCTGTCAGGTCCAAGAACAGGATGGAAGAGTATAACACAGCCATGAAGAGGATGATGAGAAATCCATATGAGTATCATCATGATCTTG GCATGAACTACACACTGATAACTGACAATTTGATTGTGGGCTCTCAGCCCCAGAAACCTGAAGATATTGATCATCTGAAACAAGAAGAGAAGGTGGCCTATATTTTGAACTTGCAGCAGGACAAGGACATTGAGTATTGGGGGATTGACTTGCAGTCCGTAATAAAAAGATGTCGACAACTGGGAATTCGTCATATGAGAAGGCCT GCACGAGACTTTGATCCAGATTCCTTGAGGAATGAATTACCTAGAGCTGTTTCCTCATTGGAATGGGCCATTTCTgagggaaaaggaaaagtaTATGTGCATTGCACAGCTGGGTTAGGAAGAGCTCCTGCAGTGGCTATTGCCTACATGTTCTGGTTTTGCAACATGAAT CTAAATACAGCGTATGATGCACTGACTTCAAAGAGACCTTGTGGACCCAATAAAATAGCAATACGTGGGGCCACCTATGATCTGGCTAAAAATGATCCATGGAAGGAGCCTTTTGAAAGTCTTCCTGAACATGCCTTTGAGGGAATAGCAGATTGGGAGAGGAAGTTGATTCAAGACGGTGTTCGTTCCCTCCGCGGAACATGA